From one Flavobacterium sp. N502536 genomic stretch:
- a CDS encoding lipid A deacylase LpxR family protein encodes MQTKKVFVLCGLLLTTLTFGQIKTTETGLITDNDLYTSSKNDMYYTNGIELFYRYLSENNNDKISKKITEFRIGQYIYNPRFINKEAVTINDRPFTSYLFVEGGQSCFYKSESVLKTDFQLGFMGPNAFGRETQESFHHLIGYKKVYGWGNQLHNAIAVQAHVMYSKKLFPAKHNDFVDLHFQSEANVGTIFTGVSTGLLARIGFKKLRPIYDSNLHDASVSDVPQYNVREFYFYAMPSVNYQFYDATIEGSMFSNSSPLTFDLEPLRFNAEAGLKLHHNNFNMSYSFMYRGRELNDPYTNTNAGYFYGSIRFGYLLN; translated from the coding sequence ATGCAAACTAAAAAGGTCTTTGTTTTATGTGGGTTGTTGCTAACAACTCTGACTTTCGGACAGATAAAAACCACAGAGACGGGGTTAATTACAGATAACGATTTATACACTTCGTCCAAAAACGATATGTATTACACCAATGGTATTGAGCTTTTTTATCGTTATTTATCGGAGAATAACAACGATAAAATCAGCAAGAAGATCACGGAATTTCGTATCGGACAGTATATTTATAATCCGAGATTTATAAACAAAGAAGCCGTTACGATTAATGACCGCCCTTTTACCAGTTATCTTTTTGTAGAAGGGGGGCAAAGTTGTTTCTATAAAAGCGAATCGGTTTTGAAAACTGATTTTCAGTTGGGTTTTATGGGGCCCAATGCTTTTGGTAGGGAAACTCAGGAAAGTTTTCACCATCTTATTGGTTACAAAAAAGTATATGGCTGGGGCAATCAGTTGCACAATGCAATTGCTGTTCAGGCCCATGTCATGTATTCGAAGAAATTATTTCCCGCAAAACACAATGATTTTGTCGATCTTCACTTTCAGTCGGAAGCAAATGTTGGGACTATTTTTACCGGGGTTTCAACGGGATTGCTGGCTCGAATTGGTTTCAAAAAATTACGCCCGATTTATGATTCTAATTTGCATGATGCTTCTGTAAGTGATGTGCCGCAATATAATGTTCGCGAGTTTTATTTTTATGCAATGCCCAGCGTCAATTACCAGTTTTATGATGCTACAATTGAGGGAAGTATGTTTAGCAATTCCAGTCCGCTGACCTTTGATCTGGAACCGCTTCGTTTTAATGCGGAAGCGGGTTTGAAATTACATCACAATAACTTCAATATGTCGTACTCGTTTATGTATCGCGGCAGAGAATTAAATGATCCGTATACCAATACCAATGCGGGATACTTTTACGGGTCGATTCGATTTGGGTATTTGTTGAATTAG
- the mtgA gene encoding monofunctional biosynthetic peptidoglycan transglycosylase has protein sequence MATPKKPAPKKTTASKPKPAPKKGSRTFGEKVKWFFIKLFLWFFGISIASVVFFKYVPVPFTPLMIIRAIENKMAGKEVYFDHDWEPIDKISMNLQKAVIASEDGTFLKHNGFDFKALQKAYKSNERGRRIRGGSTISQQTAKNVFLWQGKSYFRKGLEAYFTVLIELIWGKERIMEVYLNSIEMGDGVYGAYAATEHWYRRDASSLTPMQAAGIAAILPNPRKFKATGSSSYINRRKERIVREMRSVGKINYHAN, from the coding sequence ATGGCAACACCCAAAAAACCGGCACCAAAAAAAACAACCGCCAGTAAACCAAAACCGGCACCAAAGAAAGGCAGTCGCACATTTGGTGAAAAAGTAAAGTGGTTTTTTATCAAATTATTTTTATGGTTCTTCGGAATCTCGATTGCGTCGGTGGTATTTTTTAAATATGTGCCCGTGCCTTTTACGCCTTTAATGATTATTCGTGCCATAGAGAACAAAATGGCCGGTAAGGAAGTCTATTTTGACCATGACTGGGAGCCAATCGATAAAATTTCAATGAACCTGCAAAAAGCAGTTATCGCAAGCGAAGATGGAACCTTTTTAAAACACAATGGTTTCGATTTCAAAGCACTGCAAAAAGCCTATAAAAGCAACGAACGTGGACGTCGTATTCGTGGTGGAAGTACTATTTCACAGCAAACCGCCAAGAATGTATTTTTATGGCAGGGTAAAAGTTATTTCCGGAAAGGACTTGAAGCTTATTTTACCGTTTTAATTGAATTAATCTGGGGTAAGGAGCGTATTATGGAGGTGTACCTGAACAGCATTGAAATGGGAGATGGGGTTTACGGAGCTTATGCCGCTACGGAACATTGGTACCGTCGCGATGCCTCGAGTTTAACGCCTATGCAGGCTGCGGGAATTGCAGCAATATTGCCAAATCCAAGAAAGTTTAAAGCCACAGGATCTTCCAGTTATATCAACCGTAGAAAAGAACGAATTGTTCGTGAAATGCGTTCGGTTGGGAAAATAAATTACCATGCAAACTAA
- a CDS encoding T9SS-dependent choice-of-anchor J family protein gives MQKTTLVVLFSFFTFLFTHATNKTKPIVADPVFDVTVSLIGEVLVEYHAYDVYNTYEWQFEYGPAGFKPGEGITKTFSGINFYRFTLDPLRKYDFRVRERRLQGTVFLWGNWSDTKTVQGSSDKVFSVGYATNFNDKNTTNLEWRGLIYNNSSSIATVSLTTYKNHSENNAAGSSMMMASYNYDDKSHIGLISPRFNDLATDRKIKFWVNGNYNSDTELLVGTMSDPNDKNTFHLLQKIEPKSGLEWRQETVYLTNYNGTDQYVVFFFKRGYYGSNGTSLYIDDFSYEKASDCFDQTNFAVSNVQQNSAQISFDAPNQNNFQVSLTNIVKKTTEIFTIKSSSFTLDKLVGNTDYEVKVRANCIDDLFSNWTKTISFKTPCTVITDRYSTSFEGTKYIDPCWSVIAGKCLIQSSLEDTGWARKPAPKTGTTTIVMSKFVGALNVDKAYLVTPYIADLDSDKRIRFSLLAYSSDDEYNKTSLTIGTMSDPKNAATFVALKTILPSEMNETENEYKSSLWKEHTVYLDNYVKSNNHNYIALRYNNESDSYFSIDDFTYEKTPVCLEPLNPKTISLGYDSATVSWENYKPASQFQIEYGPKGFAHGSGKIVDAAAIPFKLESLQDDTDFDFYVRAKCGSEYSAWSDRGNFKTKCLGLTAGYTENFENTVFEKNGCWTRIVPYIYQRYYRKDRFVNINTITNNSSTVHNGSQSVLLSSQLDLVYPPGTGEKTDRVVLVSPRFKDFDNYKKINFWMQVPKDSDDLSVELIIGTLSDPEDYSTFKAYKTIVVPVANKAKWLNYDVDFSNYFGTDKYIGFKQKISNHRSTRFFIDDFQYIQNNCPIPGVLGARQSGPDSVLLDWKDNNTLKPSQSFDIEYGSKGFVSGSGTIIKVTENPYNLAGLARGTYEYRVRAYCDTNITSDWSDRYTFKTSCSKTAPFVEDFDEHGRNLDQSTTFCWSYNIQLYAQLAEFNLTNITSAPYAFALYTNKDSAMLISPYLDDFDKNKKVKFWLRGSQTGSSRAGTLIVGTIKNAADLSTFEPYLTITEQEINSLPLYGKEVNIDFSQYQGANKQIVFKYMAESTNGDYVRNTLLIDDFRYDQTSACYEPIDIVFSDINHNSTLISWTSKNQATENVQIEYGLTGFTKGTGTIVITKKNEILISKLQTGTSYEFYFKTTCASGNSLEAGPRKIETTCEALALPWKEKFTNLSRYGTNVLPDCFKFLRGELILENTAQDDLNYRFSPDYKRSGFDDTGYLYLNGGFWTQIMTPMFYLNAGTTYKFNLKGRNSYEYRIQGVGLYVGKGQNDYNMSLNISQTGNNDRLTEYNYRDVSYYFTPLVSGDYSFLMEFANTGGSRLLVDDFELKEGYTSSIDGSGKTITYDFTKMPSGELIFEGGNKRIVLDSNNNILVMKGNGTPSEWKNVNGTSQIKKGAAVENSSVWERNESSIAKINTKVNAANASSLFMHFDLKQTFVSSNTESMFRVVVNGNVVGDVIKPESASGDDYKKYTVDLTPYVGADIRMSLQHIGKSEAGDNAYLDNLVFDKTSSLGVDGTHFSNFKYYPNPVENVLHIESNSVLSKVEVYTLSGQLLSINNYSDSKVSIDFKNHTSGVYLLVVTQDDKKETFKVIKK, from the coding sequence ATGCAAAAAACTACTCTAGTTGTTCTTTTTTCTTTTTTTACCTTTCTTTTTACACATGCCACTAATAAAACTAAACCTATTGTAGCCGATCCGGTTTTTGATGTAACCGTTTCACTTATTGGTGAAGTTTTGGTCGAATATCATGCATATGATGTTTATAATACTTACGAATGGCAGTTCGAATATGGGCCTGCAGGTTTTAAGCCTGGGGAGGGGATCACTAAGACTTTTTCCGGTATAAACTTTTATCGATTTACATTAGATCCATTAAGAAAATATGATTTTAGAGTCAGAGAGAGACGTTTGCAGGGGACAGTTTTTTTATGGGGAAACTGGTCAGACACAAAAACAGTACAGGGATCAAGTGATAAAGTCTTTTCTGTGGGTTATGCCACAAACTTTAATGATAAAAACACCACAAATTTAGAGTGGAGAGGTCTTATCTATAACAATAGCAGTAGTATAGCCACTGTATCTCTTACAACCTATAAGAATCATAGCGAAAATAATGCGGCAGGTTCTTCGATGATGATGGCTAGTTATAACTATGACGATAAAAGCCATATTGGTTTGATATCTCCAAGATTCAATGATTTAGCCACCGATCGAAAAATAAAATTCTGGGTAAACGGAAATTATAATTCGGATACAGAATTGTTGGTGGGGACTATGAGTGATCCCAATGACAAAAATACATTTCATCTCCTGCAAAAAATAGAGCCAAAATCAGGGTTAGAATGGAGACAGGAAACCGTTTATTTAACTAATTATAATGGCACCGATCAATATGTGGTGTTCTTTTTTAAGAGAGGATATTATGGGAGTAACGGTACCAGTTTGTATATAGACGATTTTAGTTACGAAAAAGCATCAGATTGTTTCGATCAGACTAATTTTGCCGTATCAAACGTTCAGCAAAATAGTGCCCAGATAAGTTTTGATGCTCCTAATCAAAATAACTTTCAAGTGAGTCTGACCAATATAGTTAAGAAAACTACTGAAATTTTTACTATTAAGAGCAGCTCTTTTACTTTGGATAAATTGGTTGGAAATACAGATTATGAAGTAAAGGTACGTGCGAATTGTATTGATGATTTGTTCTCTAACTGGACTAAGACAATAAGTTTCAAAACGCCTTGTACCGTAATTACAGATAGGTACAGTACCTCTTTTGAAGGGACAAAATATATTGATCCTTGCTGGAGTGTGATTGCAGGAAAATGCTTGATTCAGAGCAGTTTGGAAGATACAGGCTGGGCAAGAAAGCCCGCACCCAAAACAGGTACGACAACGATTGTAATGTCGAAATTTGTAGGTGCTTTAAATGTTGATAAAGCCTATCTTGTAACACCATATATTGCGGATCTGGATTCTGATAAAAGAATAAGATTTAGTCTTTTAGCTTATAGTAGCGACGATGAGTATAACAAAACTTCGCTGACCATAGGAACAATGTCTGATCCTAAAAATGCAGCTACGTTTGTTGCTTTAAAAACAATTCTGCCTTCAGAGATGAACGAGACTGAAAACGAATATAAGTCTTCGTTATGGAAAGAGCATACCGTTTATTTAGATAATTATGTAAAGAGCAATAACCATAATTATATTGCTTTGAGATACAATAATGAAAGTGATTCCTATTTTAGTATCGATGACTTTACATATGAAAAGACACCTGTATGTCTGGAACCTCTTAATCCTAAAACCATCAGTTTGGGTTATGATTCTGCCACTGTTAGTTGGGAAAATTATAAACCTGCATCGCAATTTCAAATAGAATACGGACCAAAAGGATTTGCTCATGGTTCAGGAAAGATCGTTGATGCGGCAGCAATTCCGTTTAAGTTAGAATCGCTTCAGGACGATACAGATTTCGATTTTTATGTTCGTGCAAAATGTGGAAGTGAATACAGCGCGTGGTCTGACAGAGGTAATTTTAAAACCAAATGTTTAGGATTAACGGCCGGGTATACTGAAAATTTTGAAAATACAGTTTTTGAAAAAAATGGATGCTGGACCAGAATTGTGCCTTATATTTATCAGAGGTATTATCGTAAGGATCGTTTTGTGAATATTAATACGATCACTAACAATAGTTCTACGGTGCATAATGGTTCCCAATCCGTTTTGCTTTCAAGTCAGTTAGATCTTGTTTACCCTCCAGGAACAGGAGAGAAAACGGATAGAGTAGTGCTGGTTTCTCCGAGATTTAAAGATTTTGACAATTATAAAAAGATCAACTTTTGGATGCAGGTTCCTAAAGATTCAGATGACCTATCAGTGGAACTTATCATAGGAACCCTTTCAGATCCGGAAGATTATTCTACTTTCAAAGCTTATAAAACTATTGTAGTTCCGGTTGCAAATAAGGCTAAATGGCTGAACTATGATGTTGATTTTTCTAATTATTTTGGAACGGATAAATATATCGGGTTCAAACAAAAGATTAGTAATCACCGATCAACCAGGTTTTTTATAGATGATTTTCAATACATTCAGAATAACTGTCCAATTCCCGGAGTATTAGGTGCAAGACAGTCAGGTCCTGATAGTGTTTTGCTGGATTGGAAAGATAATAATACCCTAAAACCATCCCAAAGTTTTGATATTGAGTATGGATCTAAAGGTTTTGTAAGTGGTTCAGGAACGATAATTAAGGTCACTGAAAATCCGTATAATTTGGCGGGATTAGCTCGTGGCACTTACGAATATAGAGTAAGAGCATATTGCGATACCAATATCACCTCAGATTGGAGTGATAGATATACCTTTAAAACTTCTTGTTCAAAAACAGCACCTTTTGTTGAGGATTTTGATGAACATGGCAGGAATTTAGATCAAAGTACTACTTTTTGCTGGAGTTACAATATTCAGCTTTATGCGCAATTAGCAGAATTTAATTTGACGAATATTACCAGTGCGCCTTATGCTTTTGCATTGTATACAAACAAAGACAGTGCAATGTTGATTTCTCCTTATCTGGATGATTTTGATAAAAACAAAAAAGTAAAATTTTGGCTTAGAGGTTCGCAGACGGGTAGTTCGAGAGCCGGAACTTTAATTGTAGGAACAATCAAAAATGCTGCGGATCTTAGTACATTCGAACCTTATCTGACCATTACAGAGCAGGAAATTAATAGTTTACCACTGTACGGAAAAGAGGTTAATATTGATTTCTCTCAGTACCAGGGAGCAAACAAACAGATCGTTTTTAAATATATGGCCGAATCAACTAATGGAGACTACGTACGAAACACTCTTTTAATAGATGATTTTCGTTATGATCAGACTTCAGCATGTTACGAACCAATAGATATAGTTTTCTCTGATATTAATCATAATTCGACGTTAATAAGCTGGACTTCTAAAAATCAGGCAACAGAAAATGTTCAGATAGAATACGGATTAACCGGTTTTACTAAAGGTACAGGAACTATTGTAATCACCAAAAAGAATGAGATTCTGATATCTAAGCTGCAAACCGGAACCTCGTATGAGTTTTATTTCAAAACCACTTGTGCATCCGGTAATTCATTAGAAGCTGGACCGCGAAAAATAGAAACGACATGCGAAGCACTGGCACTGCCGTGGAAAGAGAAATTTACCAATCTGAGTCGTTACGGAACAAATGTCCTTCCGGATTGTTTTAAGTTTTTAAGAGGTGAACTTATTTTAGAAAATACAGCTCAGGATGATCTTAATTATAGATTTAGTCCGGATTATAAAAGGTCCGGATTTGATGATACCGGTTATTTATATCTTAACGGTGGATTTTGGACTCAGATCATGACTCCTATGTTTTATTTAAATGCGGGGACTACTTATAAGTTTAACCTGAAAGGGCGAAATAGTTATGAGTATCGTATTCAGGGTGTTGGGTTATATGTTGGAAAAGGGCAAAACGATTACAATATGTCACTTAATATTAGTCAAACAGGGAACAACGATAGACTGACCGAATACAATTATAGAGATGTATCTTATTATTTCACGCCTCTGGTATCGGGAGACTATAGCTTTTTGATGGAATTTGCCAATACGGGTGGTTCACGATTACTTGTTGATGATTTTGAATTGAAAGAAGGATATACGTCTTCTATTGATGGAAGTGGAAAAACAATAACATATGACTTTACAAAAATGCCGTCAGGAGAATTGATTTTTGAGGGGGGCAACAAGAGAATTGTTTTAGATTCTAACAATAATATACTGGTGATGAAAGGAAACGGTACACCATCAGAATGGAAGAATGTTAATGGAACTTCTCAAATAAAGAAAGGAGCCGCTGTTGAGAATTCTTCGGTATGGGAAAGAAATGAAAGTAGTATCGCCAAGATAAATACAAAAGTAAATGCAGCAAATGCAAGCAGTTTATTTATGCATTTTGATCTAAAACAGACCTTTGTTTCTTCAAATACAGAATCAATGTTTAGAGTTGTCGTAAACGGGAATGTAGTGGGAGATGTAATAAAACCAGAGTCGGCCAGCGGTGATGATTATAAAAAATACACAGTTGATCTGACACCATATGTTGGGGCAGATATTAGAATGTCATTACAGCATATTGGTAAATCTGAGGCCGGAGATAATGCTTATCTGGACAATCTTGTGTTTGATAAAACGTCGTCACTGGGTGTTGACGGAACTCATTTTTCCAATTTTAAATATTATCCAAATCCCGTAGAAAATGTTTTACATATAGAAAGTAATTCGGTACTTTCGAAAGTAGAAGTTTATACTTTAAGCGGACAATTGCTTTCTATAAATAACTACTCGGATTCTAAAGTTAGTATTGATTTTAAAAATCATACTTCAGGCGTATATTTGTTGGTTGTAACTCAGGATGATAAAAAAGAAACGTTTAAAGTAATAAAGAAGTAA
- a CDS encoding NAD(P)/FAD-dependent oxidoreductase: protein MTELSYWELKNWFTNVDYTVVGSGIVGLHAALRLRERFPTAKILVLEKGMLPQGASTKNAGFACFGSLSEIMEDLKTHSEEEVIQLVEKRWKGLQLLRKRLGDAAIDFKPYGGYEVFLKEDDLNFESCISRLSFVNEILKPLFKTDVFTKEANRFGFGNIQKDLIFNPFEAQIDTGNMMQELLRQAVSENILILNQQTLTAYSDLGNQVELVLDDFSFKSGKVLFANNGFANKLTKGAVKPARAQVLITEPIANLEIKGTFHLDRGYYYFRNIGDRILLGGGRNLDFETETTTEFGQTKIVQNKLEDLLKNVILPNQDFQIAHRWSGIMGIGNSKNPVVTQLSENVFCGVRLGGMGVAIGSLIGTELADLI, encoded by the coding sequence ATGACTGAACTAAGTTATTGGGAGCTTAAAAATTGGTTTACAAATGTTGATTATACTGTTGTAGGCAGTGGCATCGTAGGGCTACATGCCGCATTACGCCTGCGAGAAAGGTTTCCGACAGCAAAAATTCTGGTATTGGAAAAAGGAATGTTGCCTCAGGGTGCAAGTACCAAAAATGCTGGTTTTGCCTGTTTTGGAAGTCTTTCCGAAATTATGGAAGATCTCAAAACACATTCAGAAGAAGAGGTGATTCAACTAGTTGAAAAACGATGGAAAGGTTTGCAATTGCTACGAAAAAGACTGGGAGACGCCGCAATAGACTTTAAACCTTATGGAGGATATGAGGTGTTTTTAAAAGAGGATGATCTTAATTTTGAATCTTGTATTTCGAGACTGTCTTTTGTCAATGAAATTTTAAAACCACTTTTTAAAACCGATGTTTTTACCAAAGAAGCAAATCGCTTTGGGTTTGGAAATATTCAGAAGGATTTAATTTTTAACCCGTTTGAGGCGCAAATTGATACCGGAAATATGATGCAGGAGCTGTTGAGACAAGCAGTTTCTGAAAATATACTGATCTTAAATCAGCAAACTCTTACTGCTTATTCTGATTTGGGAAACCAGGTAGAACTCGTACTGGATGATTTTAGTTTTAAATCTGGTAAAGTTCTTTTTGCAAACAACGGTTTTGCCAATAAACTAACAAAAGGTGCTGTAAAGCCCGCCAGAGCTCAGGTTTTAATTACAGAACCTATTGCAAACTTAGAAATCAAAGGCACTTTTCACCTGGATCGAGGGTATTATTACTTCAGAAATATCGGCGATCGGATTTTACTTGGAGGGGGGCGAAATCTTGATTTTGAAACCGAAACGACTACAGAATTTGGCCAGACTAAAATTGTACAAAATAAATTGGAGGATTTACTTAAAAATGTAATTTTACCTAATCAGGATTTCCAGATAGCCCATCGTTGGAGCGGGATCATGGGAATCGGAAATAGTAAAAATCCTGTTGTTACTCAATTGTCTGAAAACGTGTTTTGTGGCGTTCGATTAGGCGGAATGGGAGTAGCAATTGGGAGTTTAATAGGAACAGAATTAGCAGATTTAATATAA
- a CDS encoding S9 family peptidase — protein MKKVLFTTLIMMSLNAIGQQVMSPELLWKLGRVSALGLSKDSKNVVFKVSTPSIEENKSSSKFYIIPVNGGNATEIKDTKEVLADKNVSPDGKFLVYNEEVKLEKVLGKDFYPKLDKSDAQIYDGLDYRHWDTWNEGKFNHVFYKENKEGAVGIDILKGENFDSPQKPFGGDEDYIWSPDGKSILYVCKKKAGTQYAISTNTDIYEYNLETQKTINRTEGNLGYDTAPQFSPTGNLTWLQMKRDGYEADKNDLMVEFKGIKTNLTANWDGTVDNFIWSKDGKTVFFVAPVDGTKQLFSVNFPGLTKIAIQVRQLTNGDFDVNDLVGFAGDDIIVTRNDMNHAPEIYSFNLKKNTWKQLSNVNTETYKTLALSKTEKRYVTTTDGKKMLVWVILPPNFDATKKYPTLLFCQGGPQSALTQSYSFRWNFSLMAAKGYVVVAPNRRGMPGHGVEWNEQISKDWGGQVMDDYLSAIDDVAKESYVDKSRLGCVGASYGGYSVFYLAGIHKNRFKTFIAHDGVFNTVSMLGTTEEVFFNNWDFGGPYWEKDNAAAQKSYTVFNPATLVQNWNRPILIFQGGKDFRVPIGQGQEAFQAAQLRGIKSRFVYFPDENHWVLHPQNAQVWQGEFFKWLNETL, from the coding sequence ATGAAAAAAGTATTATTTACAACCTTAATAATGATGAGTTTAAACGCTATCGGACAGCAGGTAATGTCTCCGGAATTGTTATGGAAATTAGGACGAGTGAGTGCACTTGGACTTTCGAAAGATTCAAAAAATGTTGTTTTTAAGGTTTCGACCCCATCCATTGAAGAGAACAAATCGTCTTCTAAATTTTACATCATTCCTGTAAATGGTGGAAATGCCACCGAAATTAAAGACACTAAAGAAGTTTTGGCTGACAAAAACGTTTCGCCTGACGGGAAATTTTTAGTGTACAACGAAGAGGTAAAACTGGAAAAAGTTTTAGGGAAAGATTTTTATCCGAAACTGGACAAATCAGACGCTCAAATTTATGACGGATTGGATTACCGTCATTGGGATACCTGGAATGAAGGTAAATTCAACCACGTTTTTTACAAAGAAAACAAAGAAGGTGCGGTTGGAATCGACATCCTGAAAGGTGAAAATTTTGATTCTCCGCAAAAACCTTTTGGTGGTGACGAAGATTACATCTGGTCTCCTGACGGAAAAAGCATCTTGTATGTATGCAAGAAAAAAGCAGGAACTCAGTATGCGATTTCTACTAATACCGATATTTACGAGTACAATTTAGAAACTCAGAAAACGATAAACAGAACCGAAGGTAATTTAGGTTACGATACAGCGCCACAGTTTTCTCCAACCGGAAATTTAACCTGGCTGCAAATGAAACGTGACGGTTATGAAGCCGATAAAAACGACCTTATGGTTGAATTTAAAGGAATCAAAACAAACCTTACAGCAAACTGGGACGGAACTGTTGACAATTTCATCTGGAGTAAAGACGGTAAAACTGTCTTTTTTGTAGCTCCGGTTGACGGTACAAAACAGCTTTTCTCTGTTAACTTTCCAGGATTGACCAAAATTGCGATTCAGGTTCGTCAATTGACAAATGGAGATTTTGATGTGAATGATTTAGTAGGTTTTGCAGGTGACGATATCATCGTAACCCGAAACGATATGAATCATGCTCCGGAAATTTATTCTTTTAACTTAAAGAAAAATACCTGGAAACAACTCTCAAATGTAAACACAGAAACCTACAAAACATTAGCACTTAGTAAAACTGAGAAGCGTTATGTGACCACTACAGATGGTAAAAAAATGTTGGTTTGGGTAATTTTACCTCCAAATTTTGACGCTACAAAAAAATACCCAACTTTATTATTCTGCCAGGGAGGACCTCAAAGCGCCCTGACGCAATCGTATTCTTTCCGTTGGAATTTTTCATTAATGGCCGCAAAAGGTTATGTGGTTGTAGCGCCAAACCGTCGCGGAATGCCGGGTCATGGTGTTGAATGGAACGAACAAATCAGTAAAGACTGGGGCGGACAGGTTATGGACGATTACCTGTCAGCAATCGACGATGTTGCTAAAGAAAGTTATGTTGACAAATCCCGCTTAGGTTGTGTGGGAGCAAGCTACGGAGGATATTCTGTATTCTATTTGGCCGGAATTCACAAAAACCGTTTCAAAACTTTTATCGCTCATGATGGTGTTTTCAATACCGTAAGTATGTTGGGAACTACCGAAGAGGTTTTCTTTAACAACTGGGATTTTGGTGGCCCTTACTGGGAGAAAGACAATGCTGCAGCTCAAAAATCATATACTGTTTTCAACCCTGCAACTTTGGTACAAAACTGGAACAGACCTATTTTAATTTTCCAGGGCGGAAAAGATTTCCGTGTGCCAATCGGACAAGGACAAGAAGCTTTTCAGGCTGCTCAGTTAAGAGGAATCAAAAGTAGATTTGTATATTTCCCTGATGAAAATCACTGGGTTTTACATCCACAAAATGCTCAGGTTTGGCAAGGCGAATTTTTCAAATGGCTGAACGAGACACTTTAA